Proteins from a single region of Aureibacter tunicatorum:
- a CDS encoding NADH-quinone oxidoreductase subunit M, which produces MTNYLLSFAVFIPLAMALVILFIPSEKKGLIRLLANIGSILQLIASVCVFCCYEASSGLFNFVERVDWISLDLGSLGSMSIDYYLGVDGFNVSMVLLTGIVMAIGTFSSWGISEKTKGYYLLLMLLATSVMGCFLALDFFLFFLFFEFMLLPMYFLIGLWGGPRKEYAAIKFFLYTLLGSVFILLAMVGLYLSVIDPVETAVNLGLAESKNLVTPQIVEKVQLMLASGELQMDKLVRTFDIIAMQNSANFIPGSLLDIANTDLFMGVSLRMIAFIALLIGFAIKLPAVPVHTWLPDAHVEAPTPISVILAGILLKIGGYGLIRTGYSIFPDMATELAWTVGLIGVVTILYGSLNALAMKDLKKLIAYSSVSHMGFVLLGLASLTNEGVSGALYQMFSHGLISSALFLIAGVVYERTHDRMINHYSGLAKKMPYFTSIVIISFFASLGLPGFSGFIAEILVFLGAFGSSTTNFLLPRWMTVVAALSLVITAAYYLWTLQRMFFGKFSVKENSWKDSLKDLNMKEYLVLVPLVALMIVFGLMPNIVFDLTSTTVASFLSHFGPFVK; this is translated from the coding sequence ATGACAAACTACCTACTTAGCTTTGCCGTTTTCATTCCTTTGGCGATGGCATTGGTGATTCTTTTCATTCCTTCAGAAAAGAAAGGGTTGATCCGCTTGTTGGCAAATATTGGATCTATTCTCCAGCTTATAGCTTCTGTATGTGTATTTTGTTGTTACGAAGCTAGCTCTGGATTGTTCAATTTTGTTGAGAGAGTGGATTGGATATCGCTTGATTTGGGCAGTTTAGGCTCAATGTCGATAGATTATTACTTGGGAGTTGATGGCTTTAACGTTAGCATGGTTTTGCTGACAGGTATTGTTATGGCCATAGGCACATTTTCAAGCTGGGGTATTAGTGAAAAAACTAAAGGTTATTATTTATTGTTGATGCTCTTGGCAACGTCTGTTATGGGTTGCTTTTTAGCCTTGGACTTTTTCTTATTCTTCCTGTTTTTTGAATTTATGCTTTTGCCAATGTACTTCTTGATTGGCCTTTGGGGTGGTCCAAGAAAAGAATACGCTGCAATTAAGTTCTTTTTATATACCTTGCTAGGGTCTGTTTTTATCCTTTTGGCGATGGTTGGGCTGTATTTATCAGTAATCGACCCTGTAGAAACCGCTGTTAATCTAGGCTTGGCGGAAAGCAAGAATCTTGTGACTCCTCAGATCGTTGAAAAAGTTCAGCTTATGCTGGCTAGTGGCGAGCTTCAAATGGATAAATTGGTGCGAACTTTTGATATAATAGCAATGCAAAATTCCGCCAATTTTATACCGGGAAGCTTGTTGGATATCGCAAATACAGATTTGTTCATGGGCGTTTCATTGAGAATGATCGCATTTATCGCATTATTGATAGGCTTTGCGATTAAATTGCCTGCTGTGCCAGTTCACACATGGCTGCCTGATGCTCACGTGGAAGCACCTACACCGATTTCGGTTATTCTTGCGGGAATATTATTGAAGATTGGTGGATATGGTTTGATTAGAACTGGTTATTCTATATTCCCGGATATGGCTACCGAGTTGGCATGGACTGTAGGTTTGATTGGCGTGGTGACTATACTGTATGGAAGTTTGAATGCTTTGGCCATGAAAGACTTGAAGAAACTGATTGCTTATTCTTCCGTGTCGCATATGGGATTTGTGTTGCTTGGATTAGCTTCTTTGACTAATGAAGGAGTGAGCGGCGCTTTGTATCAGATGTTCAGTCATGGATTGATTTCTTCCGCTTTATTCTTGATCGCAGGAGTAGTGTATGAAAGAACGCATGATAGAATGATAAATCACTATAGCGGATTGGCTAAGAAAATGCCTTATTTTACTTCCATAGTAATTATAAGCTTTTTCGCCTCTTTAGGTTTGCCGGGCTTCTCGGGTTTTATAGCTGAAATTTTAGTGTTTTTAGGAGCCTTTGGATCTTCTACTACTAATTTTCTTCTGCCAAGATGGATGACAGTGGTAGCGGCGTTGAGCTTAGTGATTACGGCGGCATATTATCTATGGACATTGCAAAGAATGTTCTTTGGAAAGTTTTCTGTGAAGGAAAATTCATGGAAAGATTCGCTTAAGGATCTAAACATGAAAGAGTACTTGGTTTTGGTTCCTTTAGTCGCGTTGATGATCGTATTTGGATTAATGCCAAATATTGTATTTGATTTGACAAGTACTACGGTAGCTTCTTTTCTCAGTCATTTTGGGCCTTTTGTAAAGTAA